In the Cololabis saira isolate AMF1-May2022 chromosome 7, fColSai1.1, whole genome shotgun sequence genome, one interval contains:
- the selenot2 gene encoding selenoprotein T2 has product MAEFGGAGLTAALLLFSALTLMDVYVGRTGPGARAPEPGDPQPAAPPRGPEPGEGAYTGPVLRFHYCISUGYSKVFQDYSQAIGQVYPDLRIQGDNYPPTPINRFLGNFISYLKMFLLLLIVTGQNPFMFLGLETPGAWTWAWTWSQDNKIFSCLMVFFLCNMMETHFLSTGAFEVTLNDVPVWSKLQSGYVPNIQEMFQILDTHLKINQGQVTFP; this is encoded by the exons ATGGCGGAGTTCGGCGGCGCCGGCCTGACGGCGGCTCTGCTGCTGTTCTCGGCGCTGACTCTGATGGACGTGTACGTGGGCAGGACGGGCCCGGGGGCCCGGGCCCCGGAGCCCGGAGACCCGCAGCCCGCAGCCCCGCCGCGGGGCCCGGAGCCCGGGGAAGGAGCCTACACCGGCCCGGTGCTGCGGTTCCACTACTG taTTTCCTGAGGTTACAGCAAGGTCTTCCAGGATTATTCTCAGGCGATCGGCCAGGTTTACCCCGACCTGCGGATCCAGGGAGACAactacccccccacccccatcaACAG GTTTCTGGGTAACTTCATCTCGTACCTGAAgatgttcctgctgctgctcatcGTTACCGGCCAGAACCCCTTCATGTTCCTGGGCCTGGAAACCCCTGGAGCCTGGACCTGGGCCTGGACCTGGAGCCAGGACAACAAG ATCTTCTCCTGCCTGATGGTTTTCTTCCTCTGCAACATGATGGAGACCCACTTCCTGTCCACGGGAGCCTTCGAGGTCACTCTGAACG ATGTTCCTGTTTGGTCGAAGCTTCAGTCCGGCTACGTCCCCAACATCCAGGAAATGTTCCAGATCCTGGACACCCACCTGAAGATCAACCAGGGTCAGGTGACCTTCCCTTAG
- the rnf4 gene encoding RING finger protein 4 codes for MSSSSQRKRVSTGSPAGSSPGTKTSRAANARTSRAANARTSRAANARTSRAAYVRTTVANARTTAASRRARSAGDPAPPTETIDVMDNADDGVEEVVDLTREGTEAAVVDLTTINDSVLLLDGGSTGSPGSGLPPETYVVSEDEDAPPTVLDPPTPRNPDVVICPICLDLRSEILSSGRLVISTKCGHVFCSRCLRKALRISHTCPTCRQRVTKRQYHPIYI; via the exons ATGAGCAGTTCA TCTCAGAGGAAACGGGTGTCCACCGGGAGTCCTGCGGGTTCCAGTCCCGGCACCAAGACCAGCAGAGCGGCTAACGCTAGGACCAGCAGAGCGGCTAACGCTAGGACCAGCAGAGCGGCTAACGCTAGGACCAGTAGAGCAGCTTATGTTAGAACCACAGTGGCTAATGCTAGGACCACCGCGGCTAGCAGGAGGGCTAGGTCCGCCGGAGACCCCGCCCCCCCGACAGAAACCATCGACGTGATGGACAACGCTGACGACG gtgtggaggaggtggtggatTTGACCCGGGAGGGAACAGAAGCTGCTGTGGTCGACCTGACGACCATCAACGACTCGGTTCTG CTGCTGGACGGAG GTTCTACAGGTTCTCCAGGTTCTGGTCTCCCCCCAGAGACCTACGTGGTGAGTGAGGACGAGGACGCCCCCCCCACGGTCCTGGACCCCCCCACACCCAG GAATCCGGACGTCGTTATCTGCCCCATCTGTCTGGACCTTCGCTCTGAG ATCCTCAGCAGTGGCCGGCTCGTCATCTCCACCAAGTGCGGTCACGTTTTCTGCAGCCGGTGTCTCCGGAAGGCTCTGAGAATCTCCCACACCTGTCCCACCTGCCGGCAGAGAGTGACCAAACGCCAGTACCATCCGATCTACATCTGA